In the Marinobacter sp. Arc7-DN-1 genome, GTTGGGCGGCCAGATCATTGCCGAGGGCGTTGAAACCAGGGAAGAGTACTTCTGGTTACGCTCCCGGGGCATCAGCCTGTATCAGGGCTACCTGTTTGCCAAGCCAGGTTTTGAGTGCCTTCCGGAGCCGGAGTTTCCGGTGTGAGTCCTTTGTAAACCGACAGGATCGACCCTTTGCTCTACCGAATGATAACCATTGTTGGCGGACTGGTATTCGTCATCGCCCTGTTCGCCCTGCTCTGGTTTTTCTGCAAGAAATTCCTGGAGCACCATGGCGTGACTGACCAGGTCAAGGATCGCGCCACGGTGCTCGCCACCTGGACCTTTGCCGGCATCAGTGTGGGGCTGGTGTTTGCGGTGGTCGGCGCATTTGTTCTTGGTCCCTGGGCCTTTTACCGAACCCTCCGGGGCCATGGTGTCGGTATTTCAGATGCCGCTGCGATCTGGTGGGGCTTCGGCATCGTTCTGGCGGCCCTTGCCATTACCGGGATCGGCTTTTTCGGGTTTCTGATGGTCGTGGGTGCCTATTAGCCTTCAGTTGATTGCCCTGAGCTGTTCCCGGAACCAGATCAGCGCAGGCTCTCTCTCGTAGGCTTTGTGCCAGTATAGATGCACGTCAATTGATGGCAGATCCGCTGGCGGATTCATAATCCGGATATTTGCCCGCTCGGCGATGATTCGGGCGTAGGCTTCCGGCATGGTCAGCAGCAGGTCGGTATCCTCAACCACCCGGCAAGCCGCGTAGTAATGCTGGCAGCGCAGCCTGATACTGCGCTGCACACCCAGCCTGGACAGCTCAAAGTCCTCGATGCCGGGCCCCTCGGTGCGCGAAGACACCAGAACGTGCTTCGCAGCCAGATAACCCTCCATATCCAGTGTTTTTGTCGTCAGCGGGTGCCCCTCCCGTGCCAGCACTACCAGACGATCCCGTCGCAGTAATTCGTGGGCGGTCTGGTTACTGACCGGCAGCAGCACGTCCACCGAAAAATCCAGTTTGCCGGCGGCCAGCTG is a window encoding:
- a CDS encoding LysR family transcriptional regulator yields the protein MALNRLDLNLLHVFDTIYREGSLTRAARALHLTQPAVSHSLSRLRDHFDDPLFTRQGNQMVPTPLARRFLESMRPGLTQIQGAVNQFHAFDPVTQRKTYSLGLRDILESTFLPRLMTRLDAYPELEIVSQRIARRDMETQLAAGKLDFSVDVLLPVSNQTAHELLRRDRLVVLAREGHPLTTKTLDMEGYLAAKHVLVSSRTEGPGIEDFELSRLGVQRSIRLRCQHYYAACRVVEDTDLLLTMPEAYARIIAERANIRIMNPPADLPSIDVHLYWHKAYEREPALIWFREQLRAIN